From Salvelinus sp. IW2-2015 linkage group LG18, ASM291031v2, whole genome shotgun sequence, a single genomic window includes:
- the LOC111977843 gene encoding calmodulin-1, with product MADQLTEEQIAEFKEAFSLFDKDGDGTITTKELGTVMRSLGQNPTEAELQDMINEVDADGNGTIDFPEFLTMMARKMKDTDSEEEIREAFRVFDKDGNGYISAAELRHVMTNLGEKLTDEEVDEMIREADIDGDGQVNYEEFVQMMTAK from the exons ATG GCTGATCAGCTGACAGAGGAGCAGATTGCCG AGTTCAAAGAGGCTTTCTCGCTCTTTGACAAGGATGGCGATGGCACCATCACCACCAAAGAGCTGGGCACTGTCATGCGCTCTCTGGGCCAAAACCCCACAGAGGCTGAGCTGCAGGACATGATCAACGAGGTGGACGCTGATG GTAATGGAACGATAGACTTCCCAGAGTTCCTGACCATGATGGCGAGGAAGATGAAGGACACAGACAGCGAGGAGGAGATCAGAGAAGCATTCCGTGTCTTTGACAAG GATGGGAATGGTTACATCAGTGCTGCTGAGCTGCGCCACGTGATGACAAACCTTGGGGAGAAGCTGACTGATGAAGAAGTTGATGAGATGATTAGAGAAGCAGACATTGATGGTGATGGCCAGGTCAACTACGAAG AGTTCGTACAAATGATGACGGCGAAGTGA